In Edaphobacter dinghuensis, one genomic interval encodes:
- a CDS encoding helix-turn-helix transcriptional regulator: MAGISSIDLENEHACRTQADRLLLQLKVNGPQTASDLALSLKITGEAVRQQLQKLAADHLIKFQSEKKGVGRPCQRWKLTKLGEGRFSDAHSLTTVQLIQGIRESLGEGALNTILRFREEEMEVAYRTALKDAKTLSARVQRLTEIRSHEGYMAEWREEEDGTFLLIENHCPIYTAATTCQGFCRSELSLFQRCLGEDDVRIERTEHILGGSRRCTYKIWPAPHNA, from the coding sequence ATGGCAGGTATATCAAGTATTGACTTGGAAAACGAGCATGCTTGTCGAACACAAGCGGATCGATTACTCCTGCAACTGAAAGTCAATGGTCCGCAGACCGCGTCTGACCTGGCTCTTTCGCTAAAGATCACAGGCGAAGCTGTTCGTCAGCAGCTTCAAAAACTGGCAGCAGACCACCTGATTAAATTTCAATCCGAGAAAAAGGGAGTCGGACGTCCCTGCCAGAGGTGGAAGCTAACAAAATTAGGCGAGGGAAGATTCTCCGATGCTCATAGCCTGACTACCGTACAACTCATTCAGGGAATCCGGGAAAGCCTTGGTGAAGGAGCTCTCAACACCATCCTTCGTTTTAGAGAAGAGGAGATGGAGGTTGCGTACCGCACTGCGCTTAAGGATGCCAAGACTCTATCAGCCCGCGTACAACGGCTCACAGAGATCCGAAGCCATGAAGGCTATATGGCGGAGTGGCGCGAAGAAGAGGATGGCACATTCCTGTTGATCGAAAATCACTGCCCCATTTATACGGCAGCCACAACGTGTCAGGGATTCTGCCGATCAGAACTCTCGCTCTTTCAAAGATGTCTGGGCGAAGACGACGTCCGCATAGAAAGAACGGAACACATTCTCGGTGGTTCAAGACGATGCACCTACAAAATATGGCCTGCCCCACATAACGCTTGA
- a CDS encoding carboxypeptidase-like regulatory domain-containing protein: protein MIAYLVPASFSSSRALFRTSLLCLFVFLVSFVPKTEAQIGGQGAISGTVQDNTGAVIPNASVTAININTGVKTTRVSSASGYYLISPLIPGEYMVTATAQGFATLTQEHITVDALQTVGFSPKLSTGSVDQTVTITDAPPALETENGTLNMTMEQKEYTNLPLTMSNGPRNPTSFVQLMPGVQGGGRSGEFSGSGSAAYLDEVYIDGIPVTAPVQQGDNRAVAYTLAPEAIEQFQTQTSGSPVEFEGQGVQNYVVKSGTNQFHGGAFAFVRNTIFDTWGFGGKVSNINQLTGQPVKPVEHQLEWGFTVGGPVIKDKLFFFTSYDKYFYHSTPNPTQYTVPSALARTGDFTEYSYPIYDPSTTAACTAANHGVKCRYQFMGLKNGIPTPNVIPQGDLSPISQALAKTLPAPNLPGLANNLSTAIRQGTNYWKTASRVDYDINPTQRLSGIILLGNYGTIGPDYTTKLPIPYGTTEYVSQFSTTADIEHSWTLTPNLVNQVKYAFNRLSAPDVNATLNTPYTANAAGLTGLPAGEASDTFPAISFSGGQDSPQSWHAISGSVSNNEIVNTFVLLDNLQWVKGKHAFTFGGQIQWLQDNYKYPNNSSSFPMSYSFSNAEVAGYYPDSNTKQAGTIDTADTGLSYASFLVGGLSSGQLQTTSLPETGARYKTYAPYVQDDYKVTKNLTVNLGLRWELWTPFHEVHNRASFFDPTETNPITGNKGALRFYGHGTNSCNCSSPVPFWWKNFAPRVGFAFSANNKTVFRGAYGISYARQAAEGGHNSGARTGPSQQGFAGSTTLSDDSQGTAAFFWDQQPNLVADSVYGNGSFPGSVPVLPNTDPSQQTGYTSLINNGANGGSLGYGDPVLGQRVPYFQNFNFGIQRAVTNSTMIQANYVGSVGHFVPGQTRGYWSDKLDPRYLVLGSLLTQSATPANIAKANAIIPGVSLPYPTFAGKSATVAQALLPFPQYNGLSDVWGNIGNTSYNSLQITLAQRTWQGLTFNVNYTYSKALGDVDTTRGGYPLPAGVVVGSTRNYAQGEIDHSWQANAQKQRLVVYGVWELPIGKGKLFSGGPAFIRPLTTDWQFSSIFQYNSGAPLQVSASTCTVSLVTATCLPNLTPGYSGSVRQNGSLGNNYVAGGTSPVYLNSAAFQKMSNFPYQIGNAPDRAPYDLWSPGTHNFDMSVRKSFPIWEQVKFTFQADCFNVENKVTFGYASTNIDSTSFGQTNLGSGNRDWQFAGHIDF, encoded by the coding sequence ATGATTGCGTATTTAGTTCCCGCTTCTTTTTCCAGTTCACGGGCCCTGTTTCGAACCTCCCTCCTCTGCCTTTTCGTTTTTCTGGTAAGTTTCGTACCAAAGACGGAAGCTCAGATCGGCGGACAAGGTGCCATCTCCGGAACCGTCCAGGACAACACTGGAGCCGTCATTCCCAATGCCAGCGTTACCGCCATCAATATCAACACAGGCGTCAAGACGACGCGCGTCTCCAGTGCAAGCGGTTATTACCTTATTTCGCCACTCATTCCTGGTGAATATATGGTGACCGCTACCGCGCAGGGTTTCGCGACGCTTACCCAGGAGCACATCACCGTCGATGCCCTGCAAACCGTTGGTTTCAGCCCAAAGCTTTCCACGGGCAGCGTCGATCAGACAGTTACCATCACGGATGCGCCACCCGCCCTCGAGACCGAGAACGGCACCCTTAATATGACCATGGAGCAGAAGGAGTACACCAACCTTCCGCTGACCATGAGTAACGGCCCCCGCAACCCGACATCATTTGTACAACTAATGCCAGGCGTACAGGGTGGAGGTCGCTCCGGTGAATTCAGCGGCTCCGGTTCGGCTGCTTATCTCGATGAGGTGTATATCGACGGTATTCCGGTTACGGCGCCGGTTCAGCAAGGTGATAATCGTGCAGTCGCCTACACGCTCGCTCCTGAAGCCATCGAGCAGTTTCAGACCCAGACCAGCGGTTCTCCGGTTGAGTTTGAAGGTCAGGGCGTACAGAACTACGTAGTCAAGTCCGGCACCAACCAGTTCCACGGCGGCGCCTTCGCTTTTGTCCGCAATACTATCTTCGATACCTGGGGCTTTGGAGGAAAGGTCTCCAACATTAATCAGCTCACCGGCCAACCAGTGAAACCTGTCGAACACCAGCTTGAGTGGGGTTTTACAGTGGGCGGACCGGTAATTAAAGACAAACTCTTCTTCTTTACCTCATACGACAAGTACTTCTACCACTCCACCCCGAATCCCACGCAATACACAGTTCCTTCCGCGCTGGCCCGCACGGGAGACTTCACCGAATACTCCTATCCGATCTACGACCCCTCCACCACTGCGGCCTGCACGGCAGCAAACCATGGAGTGAAGTGCCGCTATCAATTTATGGGCTTAAAGAACGGCATACCTACGCCCAACGTTATTCCGCAAGGCGACCTCTCTCCCATCTCTCAGGCACTCGCCAAGACTCTTCCAGCCCCGAACCTGCCTGGCCTTGCCAACAATCTCTCTACTGCAATCCGTCAAGGTACGAACTACTGGAAGACTGCCAGCCGGGTCGACTACGACATCAATCCCACGCAGCGGCTCTCGGGCATCATCCTATTAGGCAACTACGGCACAATTGGTCCGGACTACACCACCAAACTTCCCATCCCTTACGGCACAACCGAGTATGTATCGCAGTTCTCTACGACAGCCGATATCGAACATAGCTGGACTCTTACTCCTAACCTGGTCAATCAGGTCAAGTATGCGTTCAACCGTCTCTCCGCGCCCGATGTCAACGCTACGTTGAATACGCCGTATACGGCCAATGCTGCCGGTCTTACCGGTCTGCCTGCCGGTGAAGCGTCCGACACATTTCCGGCTATCAGCTTTTCCGGCGGTCAGGATTCTCCCCAATCATGGCATGCCATCTCCGGCTCTGTATCGAATAACGAGATCGTCAACACCTTCGTTCTGCTGGACAATCTGCAGTGGGTCAAAGGCAAGCATGCATTTACGTTCGGCGGTCAAATCCAGTGGCTGCAGGACAACTACAAATATCCAAACAACAGTTCCAGCTTTCCTATGAGCTACAGCTTCTCTAATGCCGAAGTGGCTGGCTATTATCCAGACTCCAATACCAAACAGGCCGGAACGATTGATACTGCCGATACCGGTTTGTCTTATGCCAGCTTTCTCGTGGGTGGATTGAGCTCTGGGCAGCTTCAAACAACTTCCCTGCCGGAGACAGGTGCTCGCTATAAGACCTATGCTCCTTATGTTCAGGATGACTACAAGGTTACGAAGAACCTGACCGTCAACCTGGGATTGCGCTGGGAGCTCTGGACGCCCTTCCACGAAGTTCACAACCGCGCCTCATTCTTCGATCCGACCGAGACTAACCCCATCACCGGCAATAAAGGCGCACTCCGCTTTTACGGTCATGGGACAAATAGCTGTAACTGCTCCTCTCCTGTGCCGTTCTGGTGGAAAAACTTTGCTCCGCGTGTGGGCTTCGCCTTCTCCGCAAACAACAAGACCGTCTTCCGTGGAGCTTATGGCATTAGCTATGCGCGTCAGGCCGCTGAAGGTGGACATAACTCCGGTGCACGCACTGGCCCCAGCCAACAGGGCTTTGCCGGGTCGACGACTCTGAGCGACGACAGCCAGGGCACCGCCGCGTTTTTCTGGGATCAGCAACCAAACTTAGTGGCGGATAGTGTGTACGGTAACGGATCCTTTCCGGGTAGCGTTCCTGTGCTTCCGAACACCGATCCATCTCAACAGACTGGATACACCAGCCTCATCAACAACGGCGCTAACGGCGGCTCGCTCGGCTACGGAGATCCGGTTCTCGGTCAGCGTGTACCGTACTTCCAGAACTTTAACTTCGGCATTCAGCGGGCTGTGACAAACAGCACTATGATTCAGGCAAACTATGTCGGAAGCGTAGGACACTTTGTTCCCGGTCAAACCCGCGGTTACTGGTCCGATAAGCTTGACCCTCGCTACCTCGTTCTGGGTTCTCTTCTAACCCAATCTGCTACCCCGGCAAACATTGCCAAGGCAAATGCCATCATCCCTGGAGTGTCGCTGCCTTATCCAACATTTGCAGGCAAGTCGGCTACAGTCGCTCAGGCATTGCTTCCCTTCCCTCAATACAACGGACTCTCCGACGTATGGGGCAACATTGGCAACACAAGCTATAACTCTCTCCAAATCACTCTCGCCCAGAGAACGTGGCAGGGGCTGACGTTCAACGTGAACTATACCTACTCCAAGGCACTCGGCGATGTCGATACTACTCGTGGAGGCTATCCTCTACCGGCCGGTGTTGTCGTCGGCTCAACCCGCAATTACGCGCAAGGCGAGATCGACCATAGCTGGCAGGCAAACGCCCAGAAGCAGCGCCTCGTCGTTTACGGGGTGTGGGAGCTGCCTATCGGCAAAGGGAAGCTCTTCAGCGGTGGACCAGCCTTCATTCGCCCTCTCACAACCGACTGGCAGTTCTCTTCGATCTTCCAGTACAACTCCGGTGCACCCCTACAGGTCAGTGCATCCACCTGCACGGTCTCGCTGGTGACAGCGACCTGCTTGCCTAACCTCACTCCCGGTTACAGCGGCTCTGTGCGCCAGAACGGTAGTCTCGGCAATAACTATGTGGCAGGTGGCACATCTCCCGTATACCTGAATTCTGCCGCCTTCCAAAAGATGTCGAACTTCCCTTATCAGATCGGCAATGCTCCGGATCGCGCACCTTACGATCTCTGGTCACCTGGAACACATAACTTCGACATGAGCGTGCGTAAGAGCTTTCCGATCTGGGAGCAGGTCAAGTTCACCTTCCAGGCAGATTGCTTCAACGTAGAGAACAAGGTGACCTTCGGCTACGCCTCAACCAATATCGATTCAACCAGCTTCGGACAAACCAACCTCGGTAGCGGTAACCGCGATTGGCAGTTTGCTGGCCACATCGATTTCTAA
- a CDS encoding efflux RND transporter periplasmic adaptor subunit — MKGVCALGLTLLVIGCKPAVIAASNNPPPEVGVASVVSREVRLSNEFNGRVAAVEYVDVRPRVTGYVDRFVFHEGDAVKRGQLLFAIDPRPYRDALESAKAGLDHARAVADFAKIQEQRAQTLDSAKAISREEYQNRSSDLSQSIANVHAAEAAVATAELNLGFTEVRSPINGRVGRAQLTAGNLAQADQTVLTTVVSQDPVYVYFDCDEQSYLHYKNRAGKGERVNAENPVRVALANETGFPHAGRIDFLDNRVDPSTGTIRARVVIANPDHTFTPGLYARVQLENQSEQQAMLIDDKAVMTDQDRKYVYVLGPGDKALRKDVTLGPLVDGLRLVQSGLASNDKVIVSNLQKIFYSGVPVTPKDTAMDVSSSASPAVSQIAAN, encoded by the coding sequence TTGAAAGGTGTATGTGCCCTTGGGCTAACGCTGCTTGTGATCGGTTGTAAGCCGGCGGTGATCGCCGCTTCCAATAATCCGCCGCCAGAGGTTGGTGTTGCCTCCGTCGTATCGCGCGAGGTGCGACTATCGAATGAATTTAATGGCCGTGTTGCGGCTGTTGAATACGTCGATGTCCGTCCGCGGGTCACCGGTTATGTAGATCGTTTTGTCTTTCATGAAGGCGATGCGGTGAAGCGCGGCCAGTTATTATTCGCAATCGATCCGCGTCCATACCGCGATGCTCTTGAAAGCGCCAAGGCAGGGCTCGATCACGCGCGCGCGGTAGCGGACTTTGCCAAGATCCAGGAGCAGCGGGCGCAGACACTGGACTCCGCCAAGGCGATCTCGCGCGAGGAGTACCAGAACCGCAGTTCGGATCTGAGCCAGAGCATTGCAAACGTCCACGCGGCAGAGGCTGCAGTGGCGACGGCGGAGTTGAATCTCGGGTTCACCGAGGTGCGCTCTCCGATCAATGGCCGGGTCGGCCGCGCCCAACTTACCGCCGGCAATCTCGCCCAGGCAGACCAGACCGTGTTGACTACAGTGGTTTCGCAGGACCCTGTCTATGTTTACTTCGATTGCGACGAGCAAAGCTATCTGCACTACAAAAATCGTGCAGGCAAAGGCGAGCGTGTAAATGCGGAAAATCCTGTACGGGTCGCTCTGGCGAATGAAACGGGTTTCCCGCATGCCGGCCGGATAGACTTTCTCGACAATAGGGTCGATCCGTCGACGGGTACTATCCGTGCGCGTGTTGTGATCGCCAATCCAGATCACACCTTTACGCCCGGCCTGTATGCGCGTGTGCAGCTCGAGAACCAGTCCGAGCAGCAGGCAATGCTGATTGACGATAAAGCTGTGATGACCGATCAGGACCGCAAGTATGTCTATGTGCTTGGCCCTGGCGATAAGGCACTGCGCAAAGATGTCACGCTTGGCCCTCTCGTCGATGGACTTCGCCTGGTGCAGTCAGGCCTGGCTTCGAACGACAAGGTGATTGTGAGCAACCTGCAGAAGATCTTCTATTCCGGTGTGCCCGTTACGCCGAAAGATACCGCGATGGATGTCTCTTCGTCTGCATCGCCTGCTGTGTCTCAGATCGCAGCAAACTAA
- a CDS encoding TonB-dependent receptor, translating into MTLIFFALSASQLLAQGYGSVSGTVTDPSGAAIANASVTATQVDTGHETTVTSNQNGAFVFTTLPPASYDFKVTASGFQLYEQKAVLQANQSLTVNPKLTVGAATQVVDVSTAPPQVDTTTGTMSQVIDRERVVDLPLNGRNAASLMTLVAGVGDATNEGNGVNQGNGKTFPAAVVVTSNGTLPNQSNYLLDGGNNVDELTNVNAPFPMPDAVQEFSIQTSNYDAEFGQSAGAVVNIVTKAGTSHFHGSAFEFLRNGYFNARPYFASVADNLHRHQFGGTIGGPVIIPHLSKGNATQFFFGYQHTIANQISTASSTVPTLAEEGRTASGGLAAYADLSNLCKAGFDTSGNCLTASQQVRNPFTNVVYPYNHIPQAAFDPASVNYQSHFPTVTSDAGAGLIGNLVNYSKPVLQSFDEYTARVDHDLGSRDHIFGRYFYDWYTQSGVFNPNNLLSYASYFNTRYQNALLSETHAFTDHILNSLVLNYQREVALRGGPPGSTKITDYGVTNIWQPATGPFLQATITGYFGATSSAFAAWGRNNYSFNDDLHWVKGSHNFAFGGHFELSKVDVTNVYTSYGAFGFNSVTNKIGSNTYSYPNAYGNFLMGFMSSFGQGNYELVNDRNHFPGIYAQDSWKATRHLQLNYGVRWESFAPWTDRRNLMTEMVPSAYIANQKSQVYTNLPAGLLVSGDPGIPHNGVRNRYTQFMPRVGFAYDVFGDGKTAVRGGFGIFYQDRLPAFFNLTQGSFVPNTISLALTNPGMYGTAPGTNPGGPFSNPYCTGCSAGAVANPFPFTLPFPKDKVFPNAFQVAEYDPSGNFQVPVTNDFNLAVEQQLAQNWSMHLAYVGSTSHHQLVNLELNPAVNNGIGSTNQRRVYNSPPVVGPCITSTGCATAYSQIVETAMIGNAHFNSLQATLQKSMTHDFSVLFNYTFSKSYDDMPQATRVSNTEDVNPGESYVYPLYPANAVNIPVAAYVTDIKALDRGLSDIDHTHVISMSYVYNFPKAHSDFRAVNYVVNGWRTTGLLRFRSGDVLTPSMGSDISLTNLGQDRPNRDFTKVAYNNVVGGGHCGAGKSCVNWFNDAAFSTPVNSGPGTGFGNIIKGTYRGPSLTDWDAAVIRSFPIYRETSLDFRAEYFNVLNHTQLANPNTSFSSSSFGTITSTQGDPRIAQFSLKYNF; encoded by the coding sequence ATGACCCTGATCTTCTTCGCCCTGTCTGCTTCTCAGTTGCTCGCGCAAGGCTATGGCTCTGTCTCCGGTACAGTGACCGATCCTTCAGGCGCAGCCATCGCCAACGCCAGCGTTACCGCTACTCAGGTCGATACGGGGCATGAGACTACGGTTACGTCCAATCAAAACGGTGCCTTCGTCTTCACTACACTGCCGCCCGCCAGCTATGACTTCAAGGTGACAGCTTCAGGGTTCCAGCTTTATGAGCAGAAAGCCGTTCTTCAGGCCAACCAGTCGCTGACTGTCAATCCAAAGCTCACCGTTGGGGCGGCCACGCAGGTTGTTGACGTCTCCACCGCACCGCCGCAGGTCGACACGACCACCGGCACCATGTCGCAGGTCATCGACCGCGAGCGCGTGGTTGATCTGCCGCTCAATGGCCGAAATGCCGCTTCGCTGATGACTCTGGTCGCCGGTGTAGGAGATGCCACGAATGAAGGCAACGGCGTTAATCAGGGTAACGGTAAGACCTTCCCTGCGGCGGTGGTTGTTACATCGAACGGAACTCTTCCCAATCAGTCCAACTATTTGCTCGATGGCGGTAACAACGTTGATGAGCTTACGAATGTCAATGCACCCTTCCCCATGCCAGATGCCGTGCAAGAGTTCAGCATCCAGACCAGCAACTACGACGCCGAGTTCGGCCAGAGCGCGGGTGCTGTAGTCAATATTGTTACCAAGGCGGGCACCTCCCACTTCCATGGTTCAGCTTTTGAATTCCTCCGCAACGGCTACTTCAACGCCCGCCCCTATTTCGCTAGCGTTGCCGACAATCTCCACCGCCACCAGTTCGGCGGCACCATTGGTGGGCCGGTCATCATTCCGCATCTGTCCAAAGGAAACGCCACCCAATTCTTCTTCGGCTACCAGCACACAATTGCCAACCAGATTTCTACAGCCAGCAGCACTGTCCCGACCCTTGCCGAAGAAGGTCGTACAGCCTCGGGTGGTCTGGCCGCATACGCCGACCTCAGCAATCTCTGCAAAGCCGGCTTCGACACCAGCGGAAACTGCCTTACTGCCAGCCAGCAGGTTCGTAACCCCTTTACCAATGTTGTCTATCCGTATAACCACATTCCGCAGGCGGCCTTCGATCCGGCCTCGGTCAACTACCAGTCACACTTTCCTACCGTTACCTCCGATGCCGGTGCCGGTCTTATCGGCAATCTTGTGAACTACTCCAAGCCTGTCCTTCAGTCCTTTGACGAGTACACCGCACGTGTCGATCACGACCTCGGATCTCGCGATCATATCTTTGGCCGCTACTTCTACGACTGGTATACACAGTCCGGCGTCTTCAACCCCAATAACCTCTTGAGCTACGCCTCGTATTTCAACACTCGTTATCAGAACGCGCTGCTTTCAGAGACACACGCCTTTACCGACCACATCCTGAACTCGCTGGTTCTGAACTATCAACGTGAAGTCGCTCTTCGCGGTGGCCCTCCGGGCAGCACAAAGATTACCGACTATGGCGTAACCAATATTTGGCAGCCCGCCACTGGCCCCTTCCTCCAGGCGACCATTACCGGATATTTCGGCGCAACTTCCTCTGCATTCGCAGCCTGGGGCCGCAACAACTATTCCTTCAACGACGATCTTCACTGGGTCAAGGGCAGCCACAACTTCGCCTTTGGCGGCCACTTCGAGCTCTCCAAGGTCGACGTCACTAACGTCTACACCTCGTATGGAGCATTCGGCTTCAATAGTGTCACGAATAAGATCGGCTCTAACACCTACTCCTATCCAAACGCCTACGGCAACTTTCTGATGGGCTTTATGAGCAGCTTCGGTCAAGGCAACTATGAATTAGTTAACGACCGCAACCACTTCCCCGGCATCTATGCCCAGGACAGTTGGAAGGCTACGCGTCACCTGCAACTTAATTATGGCGTGCGCTGGGAGTCTTTTGCTCCTTGGACTGATCGCCGCAACCTTATGACCGAGATGGTTCCTTCGGCTTATATTGCCAACCAGAAGTCGCAGGTCTACACGAACCTTCCTGCCGGTTTGCTTGTCAGTGGCGACCCCGGCATCCCTCACAATGGTGTCCGTAACAGGTATACCCAGTTCATGCCTCGCGTTGGCTTCGCTTATGACGTCTTCGGTGACGGCAAAACTGCTGTTCGTGGTGGCTTCGGCATCTTCTATCAAGACCGCCTGCCCGCTTTTTTCAACCTCACTCAGGGCAGCTTCGTTCCCAACACGATCTCTCTTGCGCTGACTAACCCCGGCATGTATGGCACTGCGCCAGGCACTAACCCTGGTGGCCCCTTCAGCAACCCTTACTGCACCGGCTGCTCCGCTGGCGCAGTCGCGAATCCCTTCCCCTTCACCTTGCCATTCCCGAAGGATAAGGTCTTCCCCAACGCCTTCCAGGTTGCCGAATACGATCCATCCGGTAACTTCCAGGTTCCTGTTACTAACGACTTCAACCTGGCAGTCGAGCAACAGCTAGCGCAAAACTGGTCGATGCACTTGGCCTATGTCGGTTCCACCTCGCATCACCAGCTTGTGAACCTTGAGCTTAACCCTGCCGTCAATAATGGTATTGGGAGCACCAACCAGCGTCGTGTCTACAACTCGCCGCCGGTTGTCGGTCCATGCATCACCTCTACCGGTTGCGCCACGGCGTATTCGCAGATCGTCGAAACAGCGATGATCGGCAATGCCCACTTCAACTCGTTGCAGGCCACACTTCAGAAGAGCATGACACACGATTTCTCGGTCCTGTTCAACTACACCTTCTCAAAGTCTTACGATGACATGCCCCAGGCCACTCGCGTCTCCAATACGGAAGACGTCAACCCCGGTGAGTCCTACGTCTACCCGCTTTATCCTGCCAACGCAGTCAACATTCCTGTCGCGGCTTATGTTACGGACATCAAGGCGCTTGATCGTGGTCTCTCGGACATCGACCATACTCACGTCATCTCCATGTCTTATGTCTACAACTTTCCCAAGGCGCACTCTGACTTCCGCGCGGTCAACTATGTGGTCAACGGTTGGCGCACTACGGGGCTCCTCCGTTTCCGCTCCGGCGACGTCCTTACTCCCTCTATGGGCAGCGACATCTCACTCACCAACCTTGGTCAGGACCGGCCCAACCGCGATTTCACTAAGGTGGCTTATAACAACGTGGTTGGAGGAGGTCACTGCGGCGCCGGAAAATCCTGCGTCAACTGGTTCAACGACGCTGCTTTCTCCACGCCTGTCAACAGTGGTCCGGGAACTGGCTTCGGCAACATCATCAAGGGCACCTACCGCGGACCTTCTCTCACCGACTGGGACGCCGCTGTTATCCGCTCTTTCCCCATCTATCGCGAAACATCCCTGGACTTCCGTGCTGAGTACTTCAACGTCCTCAATCACACACAACTTGCTAACCCCAACACCAGCTTCAGCAGCTCGAGCTTCGGCACGATCACATCCACCCAGGGAGACCCGCGCATCGCTCAGTTTTCTCTGAAGTACAACTTCTAA